Part of the Catalinimonas alkaloidigena genome is shown below.
ACCGGATCACCCAGAAAGTACTCCGGCAAACCATCCTCCCAGAGCAGGTCGAGGGTTATTCCTTTCTCCTCTGCCCTTTCCCGAAAGCTGAAGATAACGCTCTGTACCAGCGTACCGAGGTTAAAATTCCTTTCTTCCACCTTCACCTTACCGGACTCGATCTTGCTAAAGTCCAGAATATCGTTGATCAGGTTAAGCAGGTGGTCTGAGGAAGACTTGAGTATCTGCAGGTTTTCCACCTGCTGAGGTTTAGGGCTGGACTTGAGCAGCAGGTCGGCAATGCCAATGATAGCATTCATAGGAGTACGGATCTCGTGGCTTACTGTGGAGATGAACTCCGCTTTCACCCGACTGGCCTCCTCTGCCTTTTTTTTCGCAAGCAGCAGCTCTTTCTCATATTTTTTCCTGTCGGTGATATCAAAGAGGGTAGCCCGATACAGCATTACTTTTCCCTCGCTGTTTTTGACCTGCACCGTGTTGACCAACACCGGAAGAAAGCTTCCATCACTTTTCTGTAGGTCAAAACTGACCTCCTTGAGGAAGCCCTGCATCTGAAGAAGAGGGGCGTAATGTGTCTCATAAAAAATTCGACCTCCTACGCTTAACAGTCCGGAAAACTTTTTCCGGAATAAGACATCATCCCTCTCCTGCCCTATCCAAAGCAGCAGGGTGGTGTTAATTTTCAGTATGGTACCATCAGGCTCAAAAGAAAGGTAGCCACAGGGGGCATTTTCATAGAGGTCTTCCGCATTTTCCTCCATATATTTTTTTACTCTTTCGCTATATTTCTGATAGTCCTCTTCCAAAATTACGTTAGGAAATAAATTGCTTGATGGCCTGTATGGTTTCCCGGGGAGCACTCATGTGAGGGCAGTGGCCGGTAGCATTCAGTATAGCCAACTCACTATTTCTGATTTGTTGATGGACATAATGCCCTACTTCCATAGGAGCGATTACATCTTCCGTACATTGCAAGAGGAGGGTATCAATGGCAAGCTTTTGAAGGTCTTCACGATTGTCTGAAAGAAAAGTAACCTTGGCAAACTGACTGGCCACTTCGGGATTGGTTCTGCAAAAGCTGTTGGTAAGCTCTTCAGACAGTTCAGGCTGATCAGGATTGCCCATAATCGCCGGGGCCATGGTGCTGGACCAGCCGAGGTAATTGCTTTCCAGAGATTCCAGCAGTCCGTGAATATCAGCCTCAGAAAAGCCTCCTATATATCCATCTTTGTTAATATAACAGGGAGAAGGACCTATCATAACCAGTTTGCTGAAGCGGGAAGGCTCCTTGAGGGCAGCCAGCATGCCTATCATGGAACTCACGGAGTGCCCTACAAAGATCACATCCCACAGCTCGAGCTGATGGCAGATTTCCAGTATATCCTCGGCATAAGCCTGCAAGGAACTATACTTATGGGTACTGTAAGCGCCCAGGTCTGACTTTCCGGCCCCTATATAATCAAAAAGCACCAGTGTATAGTCTTCCTGAAATGCAGGGGTGATGAAGCGCCACATGTTTTGGTCGCAGCCATAGCCATGGGCAAATAGCATGACGCGTTCTCCTCTTCCTATGGTATTGATATTGTATTTCTCCCGAATGTTCATAATATGCAAATTAACAGAATAATACCTTAATAAAGTTGATAACCGTAAATTTATTGCTACTTAGATAAGGTGCTCCGGACAAAAAATGAAGAGCCCGTTTGGTATCAGGGCTGGCGGGAAGCTGAAAAACCCAGCACTTCTGTTCCCTGCTCAAAGACCACGTCTACTGCAATATTTTTTTCTGCCAGACGATCCAGGTCAGCCTGTAGCTGATCGGTGATAGCGCCATTCGCATCAACCAAAGCTGCCACACCTTCATAATCACCTTCACCCTGTAATACCAAAATCTCCTGAGAAAGATCATTCATCGCCTGCCGCATCTGCTCGTAATTGACACGATAGGTTTCACTTTCTTCATCCCTTACAAAAGCATCTTTCTCCTGAAAGTAGTTGAAGCGAATCATATTGGCAACCCCATGTGCACTGGATGCACCAAAACGTACGCTACGAAAAATACTGGCGAGAAAAGTAGTATAATAGTCTTTCAAATCCCCTTCCAGTTCACCTTTCTCATGTAGTTGAGTAATCATATACAAGCCTAATACATCTGCCTTTCCTTCTTCCAATGCAGAGGCATGTTCTTTCAGTGCTTCACGCACCGTACCTTTTTCGGTGATTGTATTTTTAATTCCCAGGCCATGCGCTACTTCATGAAACATGGTATTGGCAAAGAAAGCATTAAAGGTAATATATTGTCGCTGATCTGCTGCGATGAGAAGTTCGGAAATAGGCACGAGAATTTCATCGTATTTGGCACGCATCGCATTTTTGAGTTGCAGTCGCCGGGTGCCTTTTTGCAATTGCACTTCCTCATCATTGGGTAGGTTAATGGCAATGGTTTTGCTGCCTGCATTACAATCTCCTGCATAATAGACTACATCATAAGCCCCAAGATCAGCATCGCTGCCCGGCTGTTCCTGCTTGTACTTTGCTTCTACCGGAAGATTGGTTTGTAGCTCAGGCAGAAATGCTACATACTTTTCCAGACGCTCACTCCATTCCTGATCTTTCAAAAGGACATAGGCTTCATGGGCAGCTTTATAGCCAAAAAGTTGGTCTTCGTAGGTTTCTATGGGGCCAATGACCACATCAATGTCATTGTCCTTCATATCCATCCAGGCCAGGTCGCTAGGCTGATAATTATCGGTGAGCAGAGCCTCTGCCCTGAGATTCAGATAATTTTTGAAACCCTCATTTTCAGCCAAAGCAGCCGCTTCTTTGAGCAGTTCTGCCGCCCGTACTACCTGTTCTTCAAAAGCTACATGATAAGGAATAGTGGTCAGTTCTCCCGCTTCATTTCTGCGGATGAAAGTGTAGAGGCTGGTTTTATCGGGAAGGTTTGACTGCTCAAATTCTTCCTTACTCATGTCTGCCGGATAGAAATTAGCCCCTGCCTGCTTTGGGGCCACGCCTTCTACAAAAGGCTCATTATTGGCCAGTCGATCCCAGGGACCGTAATTGATGTTGATAAATTTTTCTGTCTCCACATCATTGACTACCTGCAGCAAGCTATCTTTTTTGCCGTAGGCCTCATACCAAAACATATCGTCCATCAGATGTGCTGCCTCTATAATTAGTGCAACAAGTTCCTGCTGATTGGCAGACAAATGCGCCATCTCGGGCTCAAGCCGTACTGTAGTGTATTTATTCAGCCTTTTTTCTATTGCAATGCTGTCCGTAGCCGGGACCTCTGCAGACGCGTCTTCCTCTTCTGATGGCTGAGGGCTGCAGGAGAAAAAAAGAAAAAGAGCTACAAAAAATGATGCTAAGTAAGAAAAGGCATTCTGCATATCTTGGAGATTTAGTAGTGGCAAAAAAAGTTGTTTCTGCGTTTAGCTGATATTAGATGAATAAGATACGCAGAAAGTTGGGTGCTTTTCAAGTAAGTAAACATTGCTGCTTAATCTTTTCAAAATAAAAAACCTCCACACAGGGTGGAGGCTTTTCCATGATCTACTACTTAACAATCTATCTAAGCTTCCTGAGGCATAAACTCATCTACTGCTTCGCTCAGGTCATATACCTTTGCATCCAGAGCGCTTTCCAGTATGCTGCTGCCTGCTGCTGAGCGATACCCTCCGGCACAGTGTACTACGATAGGCTTATCCGTTTTTACTTCCTGGGCATTTTCTCGCAACTCATTCAGGGGAATACGCTGGGCGCCTTCAAATAAGTTTTCGCCTTCGCTGGGGCTTCGCAAATCCACTACATTGTACTGATCGGGATGATCTTTGAAGTAAGCAAGGTCAAATTCAGGACTTTGTGCATCCATTGATTGAGGAGGCAGCAATGCTCCCCTGATCTGGGTTTCATAACCGATCTTGGCCGCTTTACGAATCACTTCATCCAGTTCCTGTTCATTAGCAGCAATCAGATAATAGGATTCTTCCGGTTTAACAAGTGAGCCCAGCCAGGTCTCAAACTTCTCTCCATTCATAATATTAAAAGCACCTTCCACATGGCTTTGCTTAAATTCCTTTTGCGGACGCGTATCTATAAGCAGCACATTTTTGTCTAATGTATCTGATGTTTTCAGGCGGGGCACAGCTTGTATACTTTCTTCCAGAGGTTTTGCTCCTTTACGATTTACTTCTACATCGTAAGGGAAATAATGAGGGACAAAAGGCTGATCATCCAGCAGAGCTTTCACAAAATCAGCTTCTTCTTCCATCTTAAATGCCCAGTTTTCTTCTTTTTCTTTACCAATTGTGCTATAACGCTCTGAGCTCATATTTTTTCCGCAAAGTGAACCTGCCCCGTGAGCCGGATATACCAGAATATCATTATCCAGTGGCTTATACACCTCATGGATGGTATGAAACATTTTGCTGGCCAAATCTTTTCTTTGGGCTTTGGTCTTGCCGGCACCTTCACGCAGATCGGGTCGGCCTACATCGCCTACAAAGAGGGAATCTCCGGTGTAGACTGAGTGCGCTTTACCTGTCTCATCCAGGACCAGATAAGCGCTGTGGTCGGGCGAATGCCCCGGCGAATAGAGCGCTTTTACTGTGGCTCCTCCGATTTTTACCTCTTCTCCATCTTCCAATACCTGATGAGGGTAGTCTGCTCCCATATCGGCATTGATAAAAATAGTAGCCCCCAGCGTGTCATGAAGCTCCCGATGGCTACTCACAAAGTCTGCATGCGGGTGGGTTTCAAAAACCGCGACTATTTTCGCATTATTTTCTTCAGCGTATTTTAGATAAGGTTTGGTATTACGTGCAGGATCTACCAATGCTGCCTCTCCATTACTGATGATCGCATAAGACGCATGAGCTAATCCTTCGTCAAAAAATTGCTTTACCTTCATGGTTCTTCAACTTTAATGTTTAAAAAAATCACTTATTCTTACTTACGAAACACATGAATATATGTTCATGTGTTAATGTTATTTTTCATAATTAAAAAAATCCATACTTTACTAAGCCTAAACGAAACAGAATAGTTTTGTGGATAAGGCTATGGGCATGAAAAAAGCCTGACACTGAACCACCAGGCTTGAAATGAAGTTTTGTGACGCAAAAAACGCAATGTTAGCCTTGCTGAAGCAGCTGATCTTTCAATGCCTGAAAATCGGCAGGTATCAGCGTAGCATTCTTTTCTGACTGCATGATCGCCGATAAACTTTCCGGCATCTTCACCTTTTCGCCTATTGTTGCTTCCACTGTATCAATAAACTTGGCAGGATGCGCCGTAGCCAGTATTACACCATACATATCTTGATCTTCACTTACCTCAGCAAAATAGTCCTGCAGTCCCAGATAGCCCACTGCAGTATGTGGGCACATGGTGTAGCCATAATATTTGTCATACACTTCTTTGATGGCTTTACGGGTTTGCTCATCGGTATAGCGCTTACCAATGATATCATCCTGAATGGCTAATAAAAGCTCAGCGTCTTCCATCTCTGGTAAATGCTGGTAAAAAGCTTTGAGACGGGCAAAGTTGCTGGGATTCCCAACATCCATTGCATTGGATAAAGTTTGTAAGGACGGCTTAGGCTCAAACTTACCGCTGTCCAGGTACTTGGGTACAATATCATTTACGTTAGTAGAAGCAATAATCTGGTGAATAGGTAAACCCAAACGTTTGGCAATCAATCCTCCGCAAAGGTTACCAAAATTACCGCTGGGCACTGAGAAGACTACTTTCTGCTCCGGATTAAATGATAGCTGTCGCTTAAGCTGAGCATAAGCGTTGAAGTAGTAAAAAGACTGAGGAATCAGCCTGCTGATATTGATGGAGTTGGCAGAAGACAATTGCAAATGTATCCTGAGTTCCTGATCTAAAAAGGCTTCTTTCACCATGCGCTGGCAATCGTCAAAAGTCCCTTCCACTTCTAACGCTTCCACATTATTTCCTACCGTGGTAAGTTGCTTTTCCTGTAACTCACTTACCTTTCCCTGGGGATAAAGTAGCGTCACTTTGATGCCCGGCACATTCAGAAAGCCCTGTGCCACTGCTCCGCCGGTATCGCCGGAAGTAGCTACCAGTATATGAATTTCCTTATCGGAAGGACTCTCCTGTAGAAACCAGGACATGGTACGTGCCATGAAACGAGCGCCAAAATCTTTGAACGCCAGCGTAGGACCATGAAAAAGCTCTAACACATATCTTTGATCATCCAGTTTCGCCAGAGGAGCAGCAAAGTTGATGGCCTCATCTATAATTTCTCTAAGCTTCACTGCCGGAATTTCTTCATTAAGCAAAGCATCAGCTACTTCAAAGGCAATCTCCTGAAATGTGAGGCTTTCTATATTTTCAAAAAATTTATCTTTTAGCTGAGGAAAATATTTTGGCATATACAGCCCCTTATCAGCTGGCAAACTCCGAAATAAGGCTTCCTGAAAACTTACTGTCTTGACTTTATTGGGATCGTTGGTGCTATATAGTTGCATAGGAAATTACAAATTGAAAATTATGAATTACAGATGCTGCCTGCAGTACTTGAGCAGCTTACTCAATTACACGAGGACCATCTCGGTTGATAGGAGATACATAGACCTCGCTATCAATATTTAACATACCAAAAGCATTCTGCATTTTTCGTCCTACTTCTGTGGCTGTGAGCTCATCCCTGCTCAGCGCAAAAACGGAGGGGCCTGAGCCAGAAATACCACAGCCCAAAGCTCCGGCCTTCATGGCGCTTTGCTTTACACTATCAAAACCGGGAATCAGGATGGAGCGGATAGGTTCTACAATCACATCCTGCATGGAGCGGCCAATCAGTTCATAATCACATTGCCATAAACCGGCTACCAGCCCGGCAGTATTGCCCCATTGTACAATGGCGTCTTTGAGAGAGATTTGCTTACGCAGTATGCTGCGGGCATCCCGGGTCTGTATCTCCACCTGCGGATGGATGACCGTAACCCAAAGTGAAAGGGGCGTAGGTATGGTGATCACATCTAGAGGCTCGTAACTCCTGATCAGTACAAACCCTCCCATCAGAGCAGGCGCCACATTATCGGCATGGGCCGAGCCGGAGGCCAGCCTTTCACCTTCCATGGCATAAGGGATCAAATGCTTTCGTTCCTTGATAGCCTTGCCGGGCTCATGTCGGAGCAGTAGCTCGTTTACAGCGTATAGCCCCGCCACCGCACTGGCAGCACTGGAACCTAAGCCACTGCCCAAAGGCATATTTTTGTAGAGCGTTATGCTTACTCCATGCTTTGAGTTGACATCATGGAGCAGTTGCTGCACTACCAGGCCCACTGTATTT
Proteins encoded:
- a CDS encoding dipeptidyl-peptidase 3 family protein, translating into MQNAFSYLASFFVALFLFFSCSPQPSEEEDASAEVPATDSIAIEKRLNKYTTVRLEPEMAHLSANQQELVALIIEAAHLMDDMFWYEAYGKKDSLLQVVNDVETEKFININYGPWDRLANNEPFVEGVAPKQAGANFYPADMSKEEFEQSNLPDKTSLYTFIRRNEAGELTTIPYHVAFEEQVVRAAELLKEAAALAENEGFKNYLNLRAEALLTDNYQPSDLAWMDMKDNDIDVVIGPIETYEDQLFGYKAAHEAYVLLKDQEWSERLEKYVAFLPELQTNLPVEAKYKQEQPGSDADLGAYDVVYYAGDCNAGSKTIAINLPNDEEVQLQKGTRRLQLKNAMRAKYDEILVPISELLIAADQRQYITFNAFFANTMFHEVAHGLGIKNTITEKGTVREALKEHASALEEGKADVLGLYMITQLHEKGELEGDLKDYYTTFLASIFRSVRFGASSAHGVANMIRFNYFQEKDAFVRDEESETYRVNYEQMRQAMNDLSQEILVLQGEGDYEGVAALVDANGAITDQLQADLDRLAEKNIAVDVVFEQGTEVLGFSASRQP
- a CDS encoding alpha/beta fold hydrolase; this translates as MNIREKYNINTIGRGERVMLFAHGYGCDQNMWRFITPAFQEDYTLVLFDYIGAGKSDLGAYSTHKYSSLQAYAEDILEICHQLELWDVIFVGHSVSSMIGMLAALKEPSRFSKLVMIGPSPCYINKDGYIGGFSEADIHGLLESLESNYLGWSSTMAPAIMGNPDQPELSEELTNSFCRTNPEVASQFAKVTFLSDNREDLQKLAIDTLLLQCTEDVIAPMEVGHYVHQQIRNSELAILNATGHCPHMSAPRETIQAIKQFIS
- a CDS encoding homoserine kinase gives rise to the protein MEKSIRVFAPATVANVACGFDIMGFAIEQPGDEVVMRLTDKRGVVEIEKIIGDEGKLPLDADKNTVGLVVQQLLHDVNSKHGVSITLYKNMPLGSGLGSSAASAVAGLYAVNELLLRHEPGKAIKERKHLIPYAMEGERLASGSAHADNVAPALMGGFVLIRSYEPLDVITIPTPLSLWVTVIHPQVEIQTRDARSILRKQISLKDAIVQWGNTAGLVAGLWQCDYELIGRSMQDVIVEPIRSILIPGFDSVKQSAMKAGALGCGISGSGPSVFALSRDELTATEVGRKMQNAFGMLNIDSEVYVSPINRDGPRVIE
- a CDS encoding MBL fold metallo-hydrolase codes for the protein MKVKQFFDEGLAHASYAIISNGEAALVDPARNTKPYLKYAEENNAKIVAVFETHPHADFVSSHRELHDTLGATIFINADMGADYPHQVLEDGEEVKIGGATVKALYSPGHSPDHSAYLVLDETGKAHSVYTGDSLFVGDVGRPDLREGAGKTKAQRKDLASKMFHTIHEVYKPLDNDILVYPAHGAGSLCGKNMSSERYSTIGKEKEENWAFKMEEEADFVKALLDDQPFVPHYFPYDVEVNRKGAKPLEESIQAVPRLKTSDTLDKNVLLIDTRPQKEFKQSHVEGAFNIMNGEKFETWLGSLVKPEESYYLIAANEQELDEVIRKAAKIGYETQIRGALLPPQSMDAQSPEFDLAYFKDHPDQYNVVDLRSPSEGENLFEGAQRIPLNELRENAQEVKTDKPIVVHCAGGYRSAAGSSILESALDAKVYDLSEAVDEFMPQEA
- the thrC gene encoding threonine synthase, whose translation is MQLYSTNDPNKVKTVSFQEALFRSLPADKGLYMPKYFPQLKDKFFENIESLTFQEIAFEVADALLNEEIPAVKLREIIDEAINFAAPLAKLDDQRYVLELFHGPTLAFKDFGARFMARTMSWFLQESPSDKEIHILVATSGDTGGAVAQGFLNVPGIKVTLLYPQGKVSELQEKQLTTVGNNVEALEVEGTFDDCQRMVKEAFLDQELRIHLQLSSANSINISRLIPQSFYYFNAYAQLKRQLSFNPEQKVVFSVPSGNFGNLCGGLIAKRLGLPIHQIIASTNVNDIVPKYLDSGKFEPKPSLQTLSNAMDVGNPSNFARLKAFYQHLPEMEDAELLLAIQDDIIGKRYTDEQTRKAIKEVYDKYYGYTMCPHTAVGYLGLQDYFAEVSEDQDMYGVILATAHPAKFIDTVEATIGEKVKMPESLSAIMQSEKNATLIPADFQALKDQLLQQG